The nucleotide sequence AACGCGCTCGAGACGGCGCAGAGCGCGTTCGAGCGGGTCAGCTTCGACTTGATCTACGCCCGCCCCGGCCAGAGCGCCGAGCAGTGGGCTGCGGAACTCGAACGCGCGCTTGGCTTCGGCACCGGTCACCTTTCGCTGTACCAGCTGACCATCGAACCGGGCACGCGCTTCGCCACCGACGTTCGGCAAGGCGCCTTCAGCCCGCTCGACAACGACCCCGCGGCCGACCTGTTTGCGCTGACCCGGGAGATGACCGAGGCCGCGGGGCTCCCCGCCTACGAAGTGAGCAACCACGCCCGCCCGGGCGAGGAGAGCCGCCACAACCTCGCCTACTGGCGCTACCGCGATTATGCCGGGATCGGTCCCGGGGCACACGGGCGGCGCGGCGGCGTGGCGACCTTGCGGCACAAGAAGCCGGAGAACTGGCTCGCCGCCGTCGCGGAGACCGGAAGCGGCCTCAAGGACGAACGCTCCCTCGCCTCGCGCGAACAGGCCAGCGAGGCGCTGCTGATGGGCCTGCGGCTTGGCGAGGGGGTGGACCTTGCGGACCTGTCGCGGCGGTTCGGCATCGCCACGGCCGACCTCATCGACCGCGAGAAGCTCGCCTTTCACGAACGCCTCGGCCTGGCCTGGAGCGACGGCGCGCGGATCGGCGTCACGCCGCACGGCATGCCGCTGCTCGACGCGCTGCTCGGGGAACTGGTACCCGCCGCGCTGGTCGCGGCATGAGCGGGGCCGACCTGCTCGAGGCCTGGCGCGAGCACCTCACCAAGGGCCGCCGCCGCTCCCCGCACACCGTGCGCGCCTATTGCGCCGCCGCCGCCCGGCTAATCGCCGCGACGGGTGCCGAGGAATGGCCCGAAATCGCCGCGCTGGATGGACGTTCGTTGCGCGGCCAGCTCGCCGCCCGGCGGGCCGACGGCATCGGCAATGCCTCGACCGCGCGCGAGCTTTCGGCACTCAGGGGCTTCATCGCCTTCGCCCGCGAACAGACCGGGCAAGCCGACGCCGCCGCCCCACGCCTGCGCGGGCCCCGGATCAAAAAGGGCCTGCCGCGCCCGGTTACCCCCGACGATGCAGAGAACCTTGCCGACTGCGTGCACTCGCTCGCCGCCGACGACTGGATCGGCGCCCGCGACCGCGCGGTGCTGCTGCTGATGTACGGCAGCGGCCTGCGCATCGCCGAGGCGCTATCGCTGACCGCCGCGGCGTTGCCCCTGGGCGAGACTCTGACGGTTACCGGCAAGGGGGGCAAGCAGCGCGTGGTGCCCGTTTTACCGATCGTGCGCGAGGCTGTGGCCGACTATGCAGGCCGCTGCCCCTGGCCCCTGAAGCCGGACGAGCCGCTATTCCGCGGCGCCCGGGGCGGACCGCTCGGGCAAGGCATGGTCCAGAAGGCGGTGGCCAAGGCTCGAACTATGCTCGGCCTCCCGGCCACTGCCACGCCGCACGCGCTGCGGCACAGCTTCGCCACCCACCTGCTCGGCAACGGCGCGGACCTCAGGAGCCTGCAGGAACTGCTCGGCCACGCGAGCCTGGGCTCGACGCAGATCTACACTAAGGTCGATGCGGCGGTCCTGCTCGACACGTATCGCAATGCGCATCCGCGTGAGCGGGACTAGCGGCGATCCTCGCGCGGCTTCCAGGTCGCCACGCGGTAGATGTACCATGCGGCCATTGCGACGATCAGCGCAATCACGAACCAGTTGGCGTAACCTTCGTATTTCGTGATTAGCGGCGCGAGCCGCCGGCCCCCCTCGATCAGCACCGCATTCCAGATTGCCGACCCGGCAAAGGTGAAGACCAGGAAGCGCCACAGGCTCATGTGCGAAAGGCCCGCAGGAAGCGAGACGATGGTCCGCAGAAACGGCGAAAAGCGCAGCGCGAAGACGACCCACTGGCCGTGACGCTGGAAGAAGCGGGCGGCCTTTTCGACGTCCTCGAAGTCGACGGTGAACCAGCGGCCGTGCCGCTCGATGAACTCGCCGAGGCGCTGATATCCCCATTTATTGCCAATCCAGAACCAGAAGTAATTGCCGACGGTAGCGCCCGCCGTGCCGACAACCAGCAAGGTCCAGAATTCCATTTGCCCGCGCGCGACCAGGACTCCGCCCAGGCCCATGATCACTTCGGAGGGGATCGGCGGAATGACGTTTTCGAGCGCCATCAGCAGGAAGATCCCGAGGTAGCCTCCCTGCGCGATAGCCTGGATGATGAGATCGTGCATTGGAGTTTCAACGGGCCGGCGGGAAAAAGGTTCGCACCGCCTGCTCAGCCGTTGGGCCACTCGTCCGTATCGTGGTCGGGATGCTGACGATTTGTGACGCGTATCGCGGCCGCCCAGGCTTCCTGGCCTGCGCTCTCGGTTTGGCCACCGTCCTCCACGTCGGGAAGAGGCTTGAGCCACGACACACGCGCCTCGGTCCCCACTTCCGCGATTGGCGGAAAGTCCGACGGATCGTCTAGCGAGCCGATCGTGAGGTTCGTGCGTCCGGTGTTGCCACGGTAGAAGAGCGGTGTGCCGCACCTCTCGCAAAACCCGCGCTCCACATGCTCGGAACTGCGGAATATTGCGGGCTCGCCGCGAGTGAAGGTCAAAGCTGGGTTGGGAGCGGCAACGAGAGCAGCAAAGACGTTGCCCACCGCTTTCTGGCACATGCGGCAGTGGCACAGGTGTGAATTGTCGAGCATTTCCGTAGCCCGGTATCTGACAGCACCGCACTGGCACCCGCCGGTGACGGTCTTTGAAATTCGGTCCACCGCTTCGCTCCCGTCTACAACCGTGCTTCGATGGCATCCCAGATCAGCGCCGCCGTATCGGTGCCGTTGAACGCGTCGATGGCGACGATGCCGGTCGGGCTGGTGACGTTGATTTCCGTCAGCCATTTGCCGCCGATCACGTCGATGCCGACGAAGATCAGGCCGCGCTTCTTGAGCTCGGGCCCCATTGCCGCACAGATTTCCTCTTCGCGCGCCGTCAGTTCGGCCTTCTCGGCATAGCCGCCTTGCGCAAGGTTGGAGCGGAACTCGCCCTTGCCCGGCTTGCGGTTGATAGCGCCCGTGACAACGCCGTCGACGAGCACGATGCGCTTGTCGCCCTCGGAGACTTCGGGGAGGAACGGCTGGACCATGTGCGGCTCGGGCCAGGTCTGGTTGAAGACCTCGAACAGCGCGGAAAGGTTGGTCCCGTCGGCGCCAATCTTGAAAATCGCCTTGCCGCCGTTGCCGTGGAGCGGTTTCACCACCACCGCGCCATGCTGCTCGAGGAAAGGCCGTACGTCGGCGATATTCCGCGTCACCAGCGTCGGCGGCATGAAGCGCGCAAAATCGAGCACGAACATCTTTTCCGGCGAATTGATGACCCAGTGCGGATCGTTGACCACCAGCGTTTCGCCCTTGAGCCGGTCGAGCAGCATGGCCGCGCTGATGTAGCCGAGATGGAACGGCGGATCCTGCCGCATCAGGACGACATCGATGTCTTTCGCCAGATCGATGCGCTGCGCTTCGCCCTGCCACTCGAAGTGATCGCCCTCGACCCGGCGAACGTGCAGCGGGCGGGCCCAGGCGGTGATCCGGCAGTTCTCCCAGGTCAGGCTGCGCACGTCGTAGTGCCACACGCTGTGCGCCCGCGCCTGCGCGGCGAGCATCAGCGCGAACGAGCTGTCGCCGGCAATGCCAATGCTCTCGATCGGATCCATCTGGACGGCTACTCTAAGCGGCACTTGCCTCATCCCCGTTCATCGTGAGCCTGTCGAAGGGCGGAGGCGCGGCGTTCATGGTGCGACAGGCTCACCACGAACCGGAACCGGCAGCGCTATGGCTGCCAGGCGTTGACGATGTGGCGCGGCCAACGCCCGGGCGCAAGCAGCAGCACGTCGATGCGCGGCAAATCTCCGGCGCGCAGGAAACGATGGGCCGTCGCCTCGACCGCGGCGGCGACGCGGCGCAGACGCCAGGGATCGATCGCCTCGTCGAGCTCGACCGCCGTGCGGCGCCACTTCACTTCGGCGAAGACGACGGTGCGCCCGCGCCGGACGACGAGATCGATCTCGCCGCGCGGGGTCTTCACCCGCCGAGCGAGCACGCGGTAGCCGTGGAGCCGCAGCCACAAGGCGGCGGAGCGCTCTCCCCGCCGGCCGCGGCGCTCGGCTTCGCGGCGGTTCACTTGAGCTCGAGCGCGCGGGCGTAGAGCGCTTTTCGATCGAGCCCGGTCGCCTTGGCCACCGCTGCCGCCGCCTGCGACGCCTTGTGTGTCAGCAATGCCTCGCGCAGCAGCCCATCGGCATCCTCTGCGCTTGTTCCACCCTCGCCCGGCGGGCCCACCAGCAGGACGATCTCGCCGCGCGGCGGGTGCGCGGCGTAGTGCTCGGCCAGCTCGGCGGCGCTGCCGGTGCGACATTCCTCGTAGAGCTTGGTCAGCTCGCGCGCGACAGCGACCTCGCGGTCCGGCAGCGTCTCGCCGATGGCGTCGAGCGATTTCGCCAGGCGCGGCGCGGTCTCGAAGAACACGAGCGTCGCGCGCAGGCCGGCCAGTTCGGCGAGCATTTCGCGCCGCGCCTTGTCCTTCGCGGGCAGGAACCCGGCAAAGAGGAAGCGATCGTTGGGCAGGCCCGACAGCGTCAGCGCCATGACCGGGGCGCTCGGCCCGGGGAGGCTGGTCACCGGAATGCCCGCCGCGCGCGCGTCGCGAACCAGACGATAGCCCGGATCGGACACCAGCGGCGTACCCGCATCGCTGACCAGCGCCACGGCCCGCTCGCGCATCGAATCGATCAGCTTCGCGCGGTCTCTTTCACCGGCGTGGTCGTCATAGCGCCACAGCGGCTTCGAAATCCCGAGATGCCGGAGCAGCTTGGCGGTGACGCGCGTATCCTCGCAGGCAATGGCATCGCAGCGGCCAAGCACGTCGACCGCGCGCCGCGTGACGTCGCCGAGATTGCCAATCGGCGTCGCGACAATATAGAGACCGGCATCGAGAGGTTCGGGAGGAGGGTCGCGCTCTTCGCTCACAACGAGCCTTGTGGACCATCCGCAGCAGGAGCGGCAAGCATGTTCGGTAACTGGAAACGCCTTCTATCCGTGGGCTTGCTCGCGCTGACACTCGCAGCGTGCAAGATCATCCCCGGCGGCGGGCGGCCTCCGGTCGTCACGCCCACGCCCTCGCCCGGGTCCGAGCAGCCGGTTTTGCCGACCGACGAGACGCGCCACCGCGTGGCGCTGCTGGTCCCGCTTTCGGGCAGCAACGGCGAAGTCGGCCAGTCGATTGCCAACGCCACCACGATGGCGCTGCTCGACACCAACGCCGCCAACCTGCGCATCACGACCTACGATACCGCGACCGGAGCCGCGACCGCGGCGGCGCAGGCGATTCGCGACGGCAACAAGCTGATCCTCGGGCCGCTTCTCGGCACCGATGTCACCCCTGTCCTCGCCCAGGCCCGCCCGGCGGACGTGCCGCTCATCAGCTTTTCGAACGACACCTCGGTCGCCGCTCGCGACGTCTTCGTGATGGGCATCATGCCCGAGCAGTCCATCGCCCGGACGGTCGATTACGCCATCGGCAAGGGGGCCAAGCGCTTCGCCGCCATCGTGCCGAACGGCGAATACGGCCGCCGCGCCGAAATCGCCCTGGCCAACCGCGTCTCGGCCAGCGGCGGGGTCCTCGTCGCCACCGAGCGCTACGACCGCGGCAATACTTCGATCATCAGCGCGGCCGAGCGGCTCAAGGCGCGCGGCGGGTTCGATACGGTCCTGATCGCCGACGGCGTGCGCCTGTCGGCGCTGGCGGCGGGATCGCTCAAGGATGCCGGCGTGGCTCTGCCCCGCCTCCTCGGCACCGAGCTATGGAGCGGCGACGACGACCTGACCCGCGCCTCGGCGCTGCGCGGCGCCTGGTTCTCGACCGTCTCCGATGCGCGCTATCGCCAGTTCGTGACGAGCTACAAGACGCGGTTCGGCGAGCAACCCTATCGGATCGCCACTCTGGGATACGATTCGGTCCTGCTGGCGCTGCGCATCGCCCGCGACTGGAAACCGGGCCGCGATTTTCCGACCGCGGAGCTGCTCGACGACGGCGGATTCCTCGGCATAGACGGGCCGTTCCGGTTCCGCCGCGACGGCGTGGCCGAACGGGCGATGGAGGTCCGGCAGGTCGGCAACGGCACCGTCTCGGTGGTCGACCCGGCGCCGTCGCGCTTCTGACGATCCTCGGTTCGGCGGAAAACCGCCGCGCCGAGCTTGAACCGGCGAGAATCCGCGCCCTATAGCAGTTCGATGCCAGACGACCTGTTCGACAAGCTGCCCGCCGGCGGCGGCGATTACGACGCCTCCTCGATCGAGGTGCTGGAAGGGCTCGAGCCGGTCCGGCGGCGCCCCGGCATGTACATCGGCGGGACCGACGAACGCGCGCTGCACCACCTCGCCGCCGAAGTGCTCGACAACGCCATGGACGAAGCGGTAGCCGGCCATGCCAGCCGCATCGAGGTCACGCTGGAGGAAGGCAATCGCCTGACGATCAGCGACAACGGCCGCGGCATGCCGATCGACGAGCATCCCAAGTTCCCCGGCAAGTCGGCGCTCGAAGTGATCATGACCACGCTGCACTCGGGCGGGAAGTTTTCCGGCAAGGCCTATGCCACCAGCGGCGGCCTGCACGGCGTCGGCGTTTCGGTGGTCAATGCCTTGTCCTCCGATAGCCGGGTCGAGGTGGCGAAGAACAAGGAAGTCTTCGCGCAGTCCTTTTCGCGCGGCATCGCGCAGGGCAAGCTGGCGAAGGTCGGCGACACGCCCAACCGCCGCGGCACCACGGTCAGCTTCACGCCGGATACCGAGATTTTCGGCGATCGCCAGTTCATCCCCAAGCGGCTGTTCAAGCTCGCCCGCTCGAAGGCCTATCTCTACGCGGGGGTGGAAATCCGCTGGAAATGCGCCGCCTCGCTCGCCTCGGAAGAGGTGCCGAGCGAAGCGGTGTTCCAGTTCCCCGGCGGCCTCGCCGACCACCTCGCCGAACAGATCGGGCAGCGCGAATGCGTGACCAGCGTGCCCTTCGGCGGCCGGCAGGATTTCCCCGATGAGCAGGGCCGCGTCGAGTGGGCCGTGGCCTGGCCGCTGTGGTCGGACGGAGCCTATTCTTGGTACTGCAACACCGTGCCCACGCCCGACGGCGGCACCCACGAGCAGGGCATGCGCGCGGCGCTGGTCAAGGGCATCCGCGCCTTCGGCGAGCTGGTCGGGCAGAAGAAGGCCAAGGACATCACGGCCGACGACATCGTCACCGGCAGCGAAATCATGCTCTCGGTGTTCATCCGCGATCCGCAGTTCCAGAGC is from Croceibacterium aestuarii and encodes:
- the hemW gene encoding radical SAM family heme chaperone HemW, whose translation is MARALYIHWPFCLAKCPYCDFNSHVRGGIDVPAWREAMLADMRHEAGIAANEALDSVFFGGGTPSLMPPALVADLLEEAERLWGFAPGIEITLEANPSSVEAANFRDLAAAGVNRASLGLQALDDRTLRFLGRLHDAEEGLNALETAQSAFERVSFDLIYARPGQSAEQWAAELERALGFGTGHLSLYQLTIEPGTRFATDVRQGAFSPLDNDPAADLFALTREMTEAAGLPAYEVSNHARPGEESRHNLAYWRYRDYAGIGPGAHGRRGGVATLRHKKPENWLAAVAETGSGLKDERSLASREQASEALLMGLRLGEGVDLADLSRRFGIATADLIDREKLAFHERLGLAWSDGARIGVTPHGMPLLDALLGELVPAALVAA
- a CDS encoding tyrosine recombinase XerC, producing the protein MSGADLLEAWREHLTKGRRRSPHTVRAYCAAAARLIAATGAEEWPEIAALDGRSLRGQLAARRADGIGNASTARELSALRGFIAFAREQTGQADAAAPRLRGPRIKKGLPRPVTPDDAENLADCVHSLAADDWIGARDRAVLLLMYGSGLRIAEALSLTAAALPLGETLTVTGKGGKQRVVPVLPIVREAVADYAGRCPWPLKPDEPLFRGARGGPLGQGMVQKAVAKARTMLGLPATATPHALRHSFATHLLGNGADLRSLQELLGHASLGSTQIYTKVDAAVLLDTYRNAHPRERD
- a CDS encoding DedA family protein, with amino-acid sequence MHDLIIQAIAQGGYLGIFLLMALENVIPPIPSEVIMGLGGVLVARGQMEFWTLLVVGTAGATVGNYFWFWIGNKWGYQRLGEFIERHGRWFTVDFEDVEKAARFFQRHGQWVVFALRFSPFLRTIVSLPAGLSHMSLWRFLVFTFAGSAIWNAVLIEGGRRLAPLITKYEGYANWFVIALIVAMAAWYIYRVATWKPREDRR
- a CDS encoding GFA family protein encodes the protein MDRISKTVTGGCQCGAVRYRATEMLDNSHLCHCRMCQKAVGNVFAALVAAPNPALTFTRGEPAIFRSSEHVERGFCERCGTPLFYRGNTGRTNLTIGSLDDPSDFPPIAEVGTEARVSWLKPLPDVEDGGQTESAGQEAWAAAIRVTNRQHPDHDTDEWPNG
- the gshB gene encoding glutathione synthase; the encoded protein is MPLRVAVQMDPIESIGIAGDSSFALMLAAQARAHSVWHYDVRSLTWENCRITAWARPLHVRRVEGDHFEWQGEAQRIDLAKDIDVVLMRQDPPFHLGYISAAMLLDRLKGETLVVNDPHWVINSPEKMFVLDFARFMPPTLVTRNIADVRPFLEQHGAVVVKPLHGNGGKAIFKIGADGTNLSALFEVFNQTWPEPHMVQPFLPEVSEGDKRIVLVDGVVTGAINRKPGKGEFRSNLAQGGYAEKAELTAREEEICAAMGPELKKRGLIFVGIDVIGGKWLTEINVTSPTGIVAIDAFNGTDTAALIWDAIEARL
- a CDS encoding YraN family protein, translating into MNRREAERRGRRGERSAALWLRLHGYRVLARRVKTPRGEIDLVVRRGRTVVFAEVKWRRTAVELDEAIDPWRLRRVAAAVEATAHRFLRAGDLPRIDVLLLAPGRWPRHIVNAWQP
- the rsmI gene encoding 16S rRNA (cytidine(1402)-2'-O)-methyltransferase, with product MSEERDPPPEPLDAGLYIVATPIGNLGDVTRRAVDVLGRCDAIACEDTRVTAKLLRHLGISKPLWRYDDHAGERDRAKLIDSMRERAVALVSDAGTPLVSDPGYRLVRDARAAGIPVTSLPGPSAPVMALTLSGLPNDRFLFAGFLPAKDKARREMLAELAGLRATLVFFETAPRLAKSLDAIGETLPDREVAVARELTKLYEECRTGSAAELAEHYAAHPPRGEIVLLVGPPGEGGTSAEDADGLLREALLTHKASQAAAAVAKATGLDRKALYARALELK
- a CDS encoding penicillin-binding protein activator, producing the protein MFGNWKRLLSVGLLALTLAACKIIPGGGRPPVVTPTPSPGSEQPVLPTDETRHRVALLVPLSGSNGEVGQSIANATTMALLDTNAANLRITTYDTATGAATAAAQAIRDGNKLILGPLLGTDVTPVLAQARPADVPLISFSNDTSVAARDVFVMGIMPEQSIARTVDYAIGKGAKRFAAIVPNGEYGRRAEIALANRVSASGGVLVATERYDRGNTSIISAAERLKARGGFDTVLIADGVRLSALAAGSLKDAGVALPRLLGTELWSGDDDLTRASALRGAWFSTVSDARYRQFVTSYKTRFGEQPYRIATLGYDSVLLALRIARDWKPGRDFPTAELLDDGGFLGIDGPFRFRRDGVAERAMEVRQVGNGTVSVVDPAPSRF
- the parE gene encoding DNA topoisomerase IV subunit B, whose translation is MPDDLFDKLPAGGGDYDASSIEVLEGLEPVRRRPGMYIGGTDERALHHLAAEVLDNAMDEAVAGHASRIEVTLEEGNRLTISDNGRGMPIDEHPKFPGKSALEVIMTTLHSGGKFSGKAYATSGGLHGVGVSVVNALSSDSRVEVAKNKEVFAQSFSRGIAQGKLAKVGDTPNRRGTTVSFTPDTEIFGDRQFIPKRLFKLARSKAYLYAGVEIRWKCAASLASEEVPSEAVFQFPGGLADHLAEQIGQRECVTSVPFGGRQDFPDEQGRVEWAVAWPLWSDGAYSWYCNTVPTPDGGTHEQGMRAALVKGIRAFGELVGQKKAKDITADDIVTGSEIMLSVFIRDPQFQSQTKDRLTSPEAARLVENAVRDHFDHFLSDNMERGRALLGSVMERMDERLRRKAEREIKRKTATSGKKLRLPGKLTDCSGEGKGETELFIVEGDSAGGSAKQARDRKTQAILPIRGKILNVASATADKIRANSEIADLTLALGCGTRKDCDPENLRYDRVVIMTDADVDGAHIATLLMTFFFQEMPELVRRGHLFLAQPPLYRLTNGKESHYAKDEEHRRELEETVFQGKKVEVSRFKGLGEMNPAQLRETTMDPKSRSLIRITLPAEHEQRYAIAELVDQLMGRNPEHRFNFIQNRAGELDRDLIDA